From bacterium, the proteins below share one genomic window:
- a CDS encoding COX15/CtaA family protein encodes MAAPSVSLSSESLTARRLASGFVALAGVTYVLIVFGALVRANGAGLACPDWPLCFGEVIPAFDVGVAFEWGHRALAGSVGLVFLALGIATLRLPSLGPAMRGGLAVAALLLATQIVLGGLTVLELLARWTVTSHLVTGNAFALAVVLLARRLFRLSADGPPTSPIAPKADRTQRAFVSISAALLVAQIVLGGLVSSSYAGLVCPDWPTCMNGEYFPTWSGIQGLHLFHRTVGYGVVVALIATAWVVRAHAGSRRWLAIAAVFAGAQVCVGIANVLLRLPVEVTAAHSALAAGLVCTVGVGFREVWRGAHA; translated from the coding sequence TTGGCCGCCCCGTCCGTGTCCCTGTCCAGCGAATCCCTCACGGCCCGCCGTCTCGCATCGGGCTTCGTCGCCCTCGCGGGCGTGACCTACGTCCTGATCGTCTTCGGCGCTCTCGTCCGGGCGAACGGGGCCGGTCTCGCCTGCCCCGACTGGCCCCTCTGCTTCGGCGAGGTCATCCCCGCCTTCGACGTCGGCGTGGCCTTCGAATGGGGTCACCGTGCCCTCGCGGGCAGCGTGGGCCTCGTCTTCCTCGCCCTCGGAATCGCGACCCTGCGGCTCCCCAGCCTCGGCCCTGCCATGCGGGGCGGGCTCGCAGTCGCCGCGCTCCTGCTCGCCACGCAGATCGTCCTCGGCGGCCTGACGGTGCTGGAGCTCCTCGCTCGCTGGACGGTGACTTCCCATCTCGTCACGGGGAACGCCTTCGCACTCGCGGTCGTGCTCCTCGCTCGCCGCCTCTTCCGTCTCTCCGCCGACGGCCCGCCGACATCCCCGATCGCGCCGAAGGCAGACCGCACCCAGCGCGCCTTCGTCTCGATCTCCGCCGCCTTGCTGGTTGCCCAGATCGTCCTCGGCGGCCTCGTCTCGTCGAGCTACGCGGGCCTCGTCTGCCCGGACTGGCCGACCTGCATGAACGGCGAGTACTTCCCGACCTGGTCGGGCATCCAGGGCCTCCACCTCTTCCACCGCACCGTCGGCTACGGCGTGGTCGTCGCGCTGATCGCGACCGCCTGGGTCGTCCGCGCCCACGCGGGCTCGCGACGCTGGCTCGCGATCGCCGCCGTCTTCGCCGGCGCCCAGGTCTGCGTCGGGATCGCGAACGTGCTGCTCCGGCTGCCGGTCGAGGTCACCGCCGCCCACTCCGCGCTCGCCGCCGGCCTCGTCTGCACCGTCGGCGTCGGGTTTCGCGAGGTCTGGCGCGGCGCCCACGCCTGA